The genome window CACCTGGCAACCACCCTGAGCATCCGGAGCACGGAGATGTCGCAGCCGTTCACCGTTACCGCCATCGACTATTACGATACCAACGGCAAGCTGGTGCGCAGGCACCTGGCCAAGCCCCAGGTCGTGAACCCCCTTGCCACGATCTACGTCCATCTCGACGAAAAGGACACTGCCGGCGGATTCGGCGCCAACTTCATCGTCAGCTGGCAGGCCGGCAGGACCATCAATGCCCCGATCATCGAATGCGTGATGATCGGCGCTACCTCGGGCCAGGGGATCTCCTTTGTCAGCCCCGGCCAGGTGATCCGCGAGGAGATCCGATGAACGAACCGTGCCGCTGCCCCTGGGTCGATTCTACCAAGCCGGACTATGTCGCCTACCATGATGAGGAGTGGGGGGTGCCAGTCCGCGACGACCGGCTGATGTTCGAGTTTCTCACCCTGGAAGCGGCCCAGGCCGGGCTTTCGTGGTACACGATCCTGCGCCGCCGCGACGGATACCGCCAGGCCTTTGCCGGTTTCGACCCGGAGATCGTGGCCCGCTTCGACCAGGCGCGGATCGACGCGCTCATCGCCGATTCGTCGATCATCCGCAATCGCGCCAAGATCCATGCAGCAGTTGCCAATGCCCGTGCTTTCCTCAAGGTACAGGAAGAGTTCGGCAGCTTCTGCGCCTATATCTGGCGCTTCGTGGACGGCCAACCCCTGGTGAGCGAGCGGCGCACCCTGGCCGACTATCCGACCACCTCGGCAGAGGCAGTGGCACTTTCCCGTGATCTGGGCAGCCGCGGCTTCGCCTTTGTCGGCCCGACCATCTGCTATGCCCACATGCAGGCCACCGGCCTCGTCAACGACCACACCGTCGACTGCTTCCGCCGCCAGGAGATCATCGACGGCTACCGCTGAAGGGAACAGTCCCAACTTGCCAGCACCGGAAACCCTGAATCCCCATGACCGAGACCAGCCGCGAAAAACTCTATGCCCGGGCAAACCTCCTCGCCCTTTTCACCATCGCCTACAACATCTGCGAAGGGGCGGTATCGGTCTGGTTCGGCGCTAGCGACGAGACCCTGGCCCTGTTCGGCTTCGGCATCGACTCCTTTGTGGAGGTGATCTCCGGCATCGCGGTATGGCACATGCTCCGCCGCCTCAAGGCCCATGGCGAAGCGAATCGCGACGCCTTCGAGCGGCAGGCGCTTCGGATCACCGGCAGCGCCTTCTATTTCCTGACCGCTGGCCTGGTCATCACGGCCCTGGTCAATATCCAGCAGCAGCACCGGCCTGAAACCACCTTCTGGGGGGTGATCGTGGCCCTGGTCTCCATCTCGTTCATGTGGCTCCTGATCCGGCAGAAGACCGTTGTCGGGAAGGCGCTCAACTCCTCGGCGATCCTTGCCGACGCGGCCTGCTCCAGGGCCTGCCTCTACCTCTCCGTTGCCCTGCTCGCCGCCAGCCTGGGGTTCGAGTTGACCGGCATCGGCAGCCTCGATGCCGTCGGCGCGCTCCTGATCGCCTGGCTCTCCGCCAGGGAGGGGAAAGAGTCCTTTGCCAAGGCAAAGGGGCTTTCGTGCGGCTGCTCCTGCAGCTGCTCCGGCACCTGAGGTTGTTCAACAATCTGCCATAAACCACGAAAAAAGGGGCCGTGCGCGGCCCCTTCCTCTACTCACCCGACGGTTGTGCCTTCCCCCTATTCCACCACCTCCAGCTCGCCCTCCATCCCCTTTTCCCGGTGGCTGGCGAAAAAGAGCAGCTTCTTGCTGCAGTACATGGGGTAGATACCGGTCTTGGTGGGGGTGAACCTGATCGTCTTCGGTTCGGAGGAGAGGCTCTCCTCCACCTCGATCCCTGCCTCGGGCGCCTTAATGACAAAGTTGTGGGGGACGATCCCCGATTCCTTTCGCACCTTCAGCTCCACCGGCACGTTCACCTTGACAATCACATGGTCAGGGTCGAAGAAGTACCCCCCGCCCAGGATCTCGACCCGTTGAACACCGTCGGCATCGATGGTTGCGGTAACGGTCTTTTTCGCCTCTCTGGCAGTGGCGATGCCGAAGATCCCGCATATCGCAACAAGCAGCAGTCCCGTAACGATCCTTTTCATGGTCTTACCTCCTTGTCGGCTGACTTCCTGATACTAAGATGTATCACTGCAGCCGCCATATGCAAGACGTGAAGGCCGGCCCCGGAATTACGCGTTGACAACCCATGACCGGCCACGTAGAACGGTAAATACAACCAAATACCTTTCGTGCCCGGCACAGACGGACCGCAACTGCAACGTCGCATGGACTCGGTGTGAAGCCCCGGTTGGCAATGAAGCTCACTATACACCAGGAGTCCCCATGAACCCGCAGATCGACGACCTGCTCGCCAGGATCAGGGCACTTGAAGAGGAACTCGAAGCCGAATTCAGGAAAAAGCGGGAAGAGTTCTTCTTCACCATCGAGAAAAAGCGGGTCCAGTTCGCCGAAGAGGTGATCCGCCAGCATCGCCGCTTCAAAGTGGGGCTTTTCCGCTACCTGGCCGAATCCCGGCCGCTGGTCATCCTGACCGCTCCGGTCATCTACTCAGGATTCGTCCCCTTCCTCCTGCTCGACCTGTTCATCACCCTCTACCAGCGGGTCTGCTTCCCGATCTACGGCATCCCCACGGTAAAGCGGGGGGACTACCTGGTCTTCGACCGCGAGGACCTCCCCTATCTCAACATCGTGGAGAAGTTCAACTGCTTCTTCTGCTCCTACGGCAACGGGCTGGCCGCCTATTTTCGCGAGGTGGCGGCGCGCACCGAACAGTACTGGTGCCCCATCAAGCATGCACGGCGGATCCGCGGCCACCACGACCGCTACCCCCGCTTCTTCGAGTACGGCGATGCCGAGAGCTACAGCAAAGGGCTGGAGCGGCTGCGCAAGGAATACGAAAAGGTTGAAAAGAAGGCAGCCGGCCCGCCCGGCTGAACAAAAAAAAACGGCAGCCAGGGGCCGCCGTCGTAAAAGTATGTTCGTGGATGTTTTCTATCAGGTTGTCGAAAACTCAGGTTGTTCAAAAACGGTCAGATCGTCGCACCCGCAGAAAGCCCCGCGGAGGCTTGAGCCACGCTACGCCGCACAAGGTGGCTTTTCGAGGACGGCGGCGAGATGGCTGTTTTTAGCTGCGCTGAAACTTCGTTTTCAACAATCTGCTAGACGATCTCGATCAGCTTGATATCGAAGGTAAGATCCCGACCAGCCAGGGGATGGTTGGCATCCAGGGTCACTTCGGTGTCGGACACCGCAGTGATCAGTACCGGGAAGGTCTCGCCATCCTCGCGGGTCACCTCAAGCTGGCCCCCCACCTCCGGATTGATCCCGGCTGGCAGCCGGCTCCGCTCCACCACGCCGACCATCTCATCCATGCGGGGGCCATAGGCGTCATCCACCGGGATCTTGACCTGCTTGCTCTCGCCCAGTTCCATGCCGACAACCGCTGCCTCGAATCCGGGGATCACCTGACCTTCGCCTATGGTGAACTCCAGGGGACCGGAAGAACAGCCGCATCCATCGTCGGTGCATTCCGAAGAATCGAACACCTCTCCGTCGTCAAGCATACCGGTGTAATGAACCCGAACCGTATCCCCCTGCTTTGCCTGTGCCATCGTCCATGGCTCCTTTCTGTTCAGACGGATGTCAGCAGATCCATCCGCGAGAGTGAACTGCGCACCGGGCACTCTAGCAGAGTGGCGCCGGAATTGCCATGGAAAAGGTTTCCATACTTTACGGCGTCCACGCTCAACATAAATGTCCACCTTCCGATAAGAACTACTGTTCCGGATCACATTTCTGAAATACGTCAGAGCAGCAACAATCATCCGGCAGGGGGAATCGCCATGACTTTGTGGGAAAAGGCCAAAGCGGAATTTCTCGACATCATCGAATGGACCGACGATTCAAGCGACACCATGGTCTGGCGGTTCCCGAGGTACGACAATGAGATCAAGCAGGGCGCCCAGCTGGTGGTCAGGCAGGCGCAGGTCGCCGTTTTCGTCAACAAGGGGGAGATCGCCGACCTGTTCGCGTCCGGCCAGCATCGGCTAACCACCGACAACCTGCCGGTCCTCTCCACCCTGATGGGGTGGAAATACGGGTTCCACAGCCCCTTCAAAGCCGAGGTCTATTTCGTCAACACCCGGAATTTCACCAACCTGAAGTGGGGGACGAAAAACCCCGTCACCCTGCGCGACCCCGAATTCGGGCCGATACGGCTGCGGGCATACGGCACCTATGTCATCCGAGTGAACGACCCGGCAAAATTCATCAAAGAGATCGTTGGGACCGGCGGCCACTTCACCGTGGAGGAGGTTGCCGAGCAGTTGAAGAACCTAATCGTGACCAGGTTCTCGGACATGCTGGCGGAAAGCGGCATCCCGGTGCTCGATCTGGCTGCCAGCTACAACGAGCTCTCCACCTTCCTGACCGGGAAGATCGCCCCGGAATTCCAGGAGTACGGCATCGAGGTGACCAAGCTCCTGGTCGAGAACATCGCCTTGCCGCCGGAGGTCGAGGCTGCCCTGGACAAGAAGAGCAGCATGGGGATCATCGGCAACCTGGACAATTTCCTCAAATTCCAGAGCGCGCAGGCCCTGGAGGCGGCGGCGCAGAATCCGGGGGGCGATGCTGCGGCAGGGGTCGGGATGGGGATCGGCTTTGCCATGGCAAACCAGCTGGGGAAGATGGTGATGAATCCGCAGGAACCACAGCCCGCCCCCCTTTCCCCGCCACCGCTCCCCCAGGAGGAGACGAGCCGGTACTTTGTGGGGAAAAACGGCAAAAAGGCCGGCCCTTTCGACAAGGATGCGATCATCGGCTACATCCGGAAAGGGGCCATCACCAGGGAGACGCTGATGTGGAAGCAGGGGATGGAGCAGTGGATCGCGGCCGGACAGTTCGGCGAATTTGCCGTAGTGCTGCAGGAAACGCCCCCCCCTTTGCCGAAATGATGACGATGCACTGGGACAGATCCCCCCTTCAGAGGAGACACTGTGGCTAACTGCACCAACTGTTCGGCACCGCTGCCGTCAAACTCCATTCTCTGCAACTATTGCGGCAGCAGGAACGACATCGACCTGAAAGGGGTCCATTACTATACGACCCACGCTGCCGAATCGGAACGGATCTGCCCACGGTGCGCCATCACCCTCAAAACCATCGACCTGAAGATCGGCGGCAGGTTCCTGATTGAACGGTGCGACCAATGCCTGGGGCTCTTTTTCGACCCCGGCGAGCTGGAGGCGGTGCTCCAGGCAAGCGTCGCCAATGTCTTCACCATCGACCGGGGCCGGCTGGAGAGCCTCAACGCCACCAAGAGATCCGGGGACTACGGCGTCAGCTACATCAAGTGCCCGGTCTGCGCCACGATCATGAACCGCGTCAACTTCGGGGCAAAGAGCGGGGTCATTGTCGACCGCTGCAAGGAGCACGGGATCTGGCTCGACGGCGGCGAACTCAGGCACCTGTGCGAATGGACGAAGGCGGGTGGCAAGCTCCTGGAACAGGAGCGGCAGGAACGGCTCGACCAGGAGCGGGAACGGGAGGAACGGCGGCGCAAGGCCCCATCCGCTGCCGGTTCCGGCGATGCGACGGAGATCGACGGCTTTGGTGAGATCCTGCAGAGCCGGGAGCCCGATCTGTTCGACATCGTGGTAAAGGTGGCCAGATTTTTCAACACAAAGGTGTAACGACTCCCCCTCTTTTCATCCGCCGGCCGCAGCTGATACCCGCCTCATTCAGCCTGCAATTTAGGCAGGCACGACGATTAAATAAGCACCGCATGAAAATCCGGGCAGAACAGACCATGTAATTTCAGCATGTTACAATCTTGGCAAAGACGTTGCTCTAGGGAGTCAGGTTGCACGAAGCCGTGCAGCCGGGAGCGCCGGACGGCGCTCGCATCTACCAATGGAGGTAGCCCATGGACGCAGCGTCAGCGGCCACAACCCTCAAGAACAGCAGCGATGTCCTCTTTCTCATGCTCGGGGCGGTCATGGTCTTTGCCATGCACGCAGGATTCGCCTTCCTGGAGGTCGGAACGGTCAGGAAGAAGAACCAGGTCAACGCCTTCGTCAAGATCCTCACCGACTGGTCGGTCTCCACCATTGCCTATTTCGTCATCGGCTTCCCCATCGCCTACGGCATATCCTTTCTGAAACCGGTGCCGGAGCTTCTGGGAGGGAACCAGGGCTACGACCTGGTGCACTACTTCTTCCTCCTCTGTTTCGCCGCCTGCATCCCGGCCATCATCTCCGGCGGCATTGCCGAGCGGGCCAAGTTCTGGCCCCAGGTGATCGCCGGCGGCATCTTTGCCGGGCTCGCCTACCCGCTCTTCGAATCGCTGATCTGGGGCCGGAACAACTCGCTCCTGCAGGGGATATTCAAGAACCTGGGTGGCGCCGAGTTCCACGATTATGCCGGCTCGGTGGTGGTCCACTCCATCGGCGGCTGGCTGGCCCTCCCCGCGGTGCTGATCCTCGGCCCGCGCATGGGTCGCTACCTGCGCGGCAGGTCCCACCCGATCCCGATCAGCAACATCCCCTTCCTGGCGCTCGGCTCCTGGATTCTCGCCGTGGGGTGGTTCGGCTTCAACGTGATGAGCGCCGGCAACCTGGAGAAGATATCCGGCCTGGTGGCGGTCAATTCGCTGCTGGCCATGGTCGGCGGTGTACTCGGCGCGCTCTGGGCGGGCAAGAACGACCCCGGTTTCGTCCACAACGGCGCCTTGGCCGGACTCATCGCCGTCTGCGCCGGCAGCGACATCATGCACCCCCT of Geobacter sp. contains these proteins:
- a CDS encoding quinol oxidase; protein product: MKRIVTGLLLVAICGIFGIATAREAKKTVTATIDADGVQRVEILGGGYFFDPDHVIVKVNVPVELKVRKESGIVPHNFVIKAPEAGIEVEESLSSEPKTIRFTPTKTGIYPMYCSKKLLFFASHREKGMEGELEVVE
- a CDS encoding ammonium transporter, which produces MDAASAATTLKNSSDVLFLMLGAVMVFAMHAGFAFLEVGTVRKKNQVNAFVKILTDWSVSTIAYFVIGFPIAYGISFLKPVPELLGGNQGYDLVHYFFLLCFAACIPAIISGGIAERAKFWPQVIAGGIFAGLAYPLFESLIWGRNNSLLQGIFKNLGGAEFHDYAGSVVVHSIGGWLALPAVLILGPRMGRYLRGRSHPIPISNIPFLALGSWILAVGWFGFNVMSAGNLEKISGLVAVNSLLAMVGGVLGALWAGKNDPGFVHNGALAGLIAVCAGSDIMHPLASFAVGIIASLIFVFGFQIEQEKLKIDDVLGVWPLHGIIGSWGGIAAGIFGQPFFGGSGGVSFVSQLLGSLSAIAFALVTGFITYGILHKTIGIRLTDEEEFQGADLAIHSIGAYPEDHVR
- a CDS encoding peptidylprolyl isomerase, coding for MAQAKQGDTVRVHYTGMLDDGEVFDSSECTDDGCGCSSGPLEFTIGEGQVIPGFEAAVVGMELGESKQVKIPVDDAYGPRMDEMVGVVERSRLPAGINPEVGGQLEVTREDGETFPVLITAVSDTEVTLDANHPLAGRDLTFDIKLIEIV
- a CDS encoding DUF4339 domain-containing protein yields the protein MTLWEKAKAEFLDIIEWTDDSSDTMVWRFPRYDNEIKQGAQLVVRQAQVAVFVNKGEIADLFASGQHRLTTDNLPVLSTLMGWKYGFHSPFKAEVYFVNTRNFTNLKWGTKNPVTLRDPEFGPIRLRAYGTYVIRVNDPAKFIKEIVGTGGHFTVEEVAEQLKNLIVTRFSDMLAESGIPVLDLAASYNELSTFLTGKIAPEFQEYGIEVTKLLVENIALPPEVEAALDKKSSMGIIGNLDNFLKFQSAQALEAAAQNPGGDAAAGVGMGIGFAMANQLGKMVMNPQEPQPAPLSPPPLPQEETSRYFVGKNGKKAGPFDKDAIIGYIRKGAITRETLMWKQGMEQWIAAGQFGEFAVVLQETPPPLPK
- a CDS encoding DNA-3-methyladenine glycosylase I; its protein translation is MNEPCRCPWVDSTKPDYVAYHDEEWGVPVRDDRLMFEFLTLEAAQAGLSWYTILRRRDGYRQAFAGFDPEIVARFDQARIDALIADSSIIRNRAKIHAAVANARAFLKVQEEFGSFCAYIWRFVDGQPLVSERRTLADYPTTSAEAVALSRDLGSRGFAFVGPTICYAHMQATGLVNDHTVDCFRRQEIIDGYR
- a CDS encoding DUF3124 domain-containing protein; protein product: MGFRPGLTLSVVVALWLLLTPLLSGTSLASSPQQLSKGQTVYVPVYSNVFSGPKALPFHLATTLSIRSTEMSQPFTVTAIDYYDTNGKLVRRHLAKPQVVNPLATIYVHLDEKDTAGGFGANFIVSWQAGRTINAPIIECVMIGATSGQGISFVSPGQVIREEIR